The Methanoregula boonei 6A8 genome has a window encoding:
- a CDS encoding FtsX-like permease family protein — protein MVRNLKSHQCRAVAVIIAFTLIAATLFSAQYLDSGAAEGLDHGTAWLHADLMVVPDRSLSEGENSLLTGAPAMFFFNDTDSRNISRILGVANASPEILVATLSGQPCCSDFVQIIAIDPANDFSMIPRPGNNGSTTLGKDDIIIGSLINGSVGSDLWFYGHTFHITGKLRPTGMRGIDYAAFIRIEDAYTMADGSGQKAAQPLEIPRGKVSMVLVQLDPGADPQSVGSLIQEQIPGTRILTPNILSTIVSRHLSGITLILEEIAVAVAVLSLVVLGVISIMLERQMKREVTLLGALGATKSFILRLILAESFSASVIGSVVGICAAAVILVSFQDFIAVSLQIPLSIPPPLTLMFAVGSTLILTLVISGITSLYPTIRIVRSGAYENIRDAEKKR, from the coding sequence ATGGTGCGCAACCTCAAAAGCCACCAGTGCCGGGCTGTTGCAGTGATAATCGCCTTCACACTCATTGCCGCAACACTGTTTTCCGCCCAGTACCTGGACAGCGGGGCAGCGGAGGGTCTCGATCACGGCACGGCATGGTTACATGCCGATCTCATGGTAGTGCCCGATCGTTCCCTTTCCGAAGGTGAGAACAGTCTCCTCACCGGTGCGCCCGCCATGTTCTTCTTTAATGATACGGACAGCCGGAATATCTCCCGGATTCTAGGAGTGGCAAACGCAAGCCCCGAAATACTGGTAGCAACGTTATCCGGACAGCCCTGCTGTTCGGATTTTGTCCAGATAATCGCCATCGACCCGGCCAATGATTTCAGCATGATCCCCCGCCCCGGCAATAATGGCAGTACTACCCTTGGAAAAGACGACATTATCATCGGGAGCCTGATTAACGGTTCCGTTGGTTCGGATCTCTGGTTTTACGGACATACGTTTCACATAACCGGGAAACTTAGACCTACCGGCATGCGGGGGATCGATTATGCGGCATTCATCCGGATCGAGGATGCCTATACCATGGCAGATGGATCCGGCCAAAAAGCCGCACAACCTCTGGAGATCCCCCGGGGGAAGGTCTCAATGGTCCTTGTGCAGCTGGATCCCGGGGCCGATCCCCAGTCTGTGGGATCCCTCATCCAGGAGCAGATCCCAGGGACCCGGATCCTTACGCCGAATATTCTTTCCACCATTGTAAGCCGGCATCTTTCCGGCATTACCCTCATCCTTGAGGAAATAGCAGTTGCCGTAGCAGTGCTGTCGCTTGTGGTCCTTGGTGTTATATCGATCATGCTTGAACGACAGATGAAACGGGAGGTCACTCTGCTTGGGGCGCTGGGCGCAACAAAATCGTTCATTCTCCGTCTCATCCTTGCCGAGTCATTTTCAGCATCGGTAATCGGGAGTGTCGTCGGCATTTGTGCAGCTGCAGTTATACTTGTCTCGTTCCAGGATTTCATCGCAGTTTCGCTGCAGATCCCACTCTCCATTCCACCTCCCCTGACGCTTATGTTCGCTGTGGGGAGTACCCTTATCCTCACCCTTGTGATTAGCGGGATAACTTCACTATATCCCACAATCCGTATCGTGCGTTCCGGAGCGTATGAGAATATCCGGGATGCAGAAAAAAAGCGATAA
- a CDS encoding DUF4399 domain-containing protein, whose product MKTTILPCSVYPGKVIRAVKIPSVIVVFAVLAAVIAFAGCTTSAPPEVVITSPQDNATITGSDVTLNIQVSNFAVSFGSTDMNSMNNEQNQAGTGHIHWYMDVPVPTVPGEMAVTANGTWQMQDGTSYTWHNVQPGTHTFSVQLVNKDMTPLSPPVYQTITVITVPGAAAVPANQTATPVSTPAASMTGSSGMNMNSGSGGNMTMNSGTPSGTMSSS is encoded by the coding sequence ATGAAAACAACAATTCTGCCGTGCAGCGTATATCCTGGAAAAGTGATCCGGGCGGTTAAAATTCCCTCAGTCATTGTCGTGTTCGCCGTTCTGGCCGCAGTTATCGCCTTTGCCGGCTGCACCACTTCGGCTCCCCCTGAAGTGGTGATCACCTCGCCCCAGGACAATGCAACGATCACCGGGAGCGATGTTACCCTGAATATCCAGGTCAGTAATTTCGCGGTCTCCTTTGGGTCCACGGATATGAACAGTATGAATAACGAGCAGAACCAGGCTGGTACAGGGCATATCCATTGGTACATGGACGTTCCGGTGCCGACCGTTCCCGGGGAGATGGCAGTAACCGCCAACGGTACCTGGCAGATGCAGGATGGCACCAGTTATACCTGGCACAATGTCCAGCCGGGCACCCATACCTTCTCTGTACAACTCGTGAACAAGGATATGACCCCCCTTTCACCGCCGGTATACCAGACCATCACGGTCATTACCGTGCCGGGCGCAGCAGCAGTGCCGGCCAACCAAACAGCCACCCCGGTAAGCACGCCGGCGGCCTCCATGACCGGAAGTTCAGGCATGAACATGAACAGTGGTTCGGGAGGAAACATGACCATGAACAGCGGTACCCCTTCGGGTACGATGTCATCATCATAA